The Metabacillus sediminilitoris genome window below encodes:
- a CDS encoding sigma-w pathway protein ysdB translates to MIVLFLRILLIALIIFLVYSGFKYLFNPKRKLELAHEQKQFYFLDDHANVRKNFSLTHKGVLFEGEKYLGTTTNAFEVVSIFIWAESMSTLKGLTVEDFTYIEDQIKHRYPFAKVEWKSPIKELLSKKQGH, encoded by the coding sequence ATGATTGTGTTGTTTTTACGCATCCTTTTAATTGCCCTAATCATTTTTCTCGTATATTCTGGGTTTAAATATTTATTTAACCCAAAACGAAAGCTTGAATTAGCGCATGAACAAAAACAATTTTACTTTTTAGATGATCATGCTAATGTCCGAAAAAATTTTTCACTAACCCACAAAGGGGTTTTATTTGAAGGTGAAAAGTATTTAGGTACGACTACAAATGCATTTGAGGTTGTTTCTATCTTTATTTGGGCAGAATCGATGAGTACATTAAAAGGATTAACTGTAGAGGATTTCACCTACATTGAAGACCAAATAAAACATCGATATCCTTTTGCAAAAGTTGAATGGAAAAGTCCAATTAAAGAGCTGTTGAGTAAAAAACAGGGACACTAA
- a CDS encoding TVP38/TMEM64 family protein, translating to MTVDIATSSVLTVIETTGFFAPIVFIFFHMIRQFLLIPVVVVCIAGGVLFGAELGTIYSVVGLTGASMIFYFISKLFPALLQRFEKMKVIWLGQYTQLSNGQIVILRMIPFVNFSLISLCILEKTKTFRKFMKLSFLTHIPSSFCFTFLGASLQTLAPIYLVLLVIVLLCLVYFLREKQALIQWHDFFSREKKHDY from the coding sequence ATGACGGTCGATATCGCAACATCATCTGTATTAACGGTCATTGAGACGACTGGATTCTTTGCCCCCATCGTTTTTATTTTTTTTCATATGATTAGACAGTTTTTGCTAATCCCTGTAGTTGTTGTATGTATTGCTGGCGGAGTCTTGTTTGGAGCTGAATTGGGGACAATTTATTCAGTAGTTGGTCTTACTGGGGCAAGTATGATCTTTTATTTCATTTCAAAACTATTCCCTGCATTACTGCAACGATTTGAGAAAATGAAAGTAATATGGTTGGGTCAATATACACAATTATCAAATGGCCAAATTGTCATTTTACGTATGATACCATTCGTTAATTTTTCACTGATCTCTTTATGTATTTTAGAAAAAACAAAAACATTTCGAAAGTTTATGAAGCTATCATTTTTGACACATATCCCATCATCATTTTGTTTTACTTTTTTAGGTGCATCTCTACAGACATTAGCTCCTATTTATCTTGTATTATTAGTTATAGTCTTATTGTGCCTCGTTTATTTTTTAAGAGAAAAGCAGGCCTTAATCCAATGGCATGATTTTTTTTCAAGAGAAAAAAAGCATGATTATTAA
- a CDS encoding M42 family metallopeptidase, which produces MTKYDETLTMLKDLTDAKGIPGNEREVRDVMKKYITNYADEVFTDNLGSLVAKKVGIEQGPKIMIAGHLDEVGFMVTKIDDKGFIRFQTVGGWWSQVMLAQRVTIVTRNGDITGIIGSKPPHILPAESRKKPVDIKDMFIDIGASSREEAMEFGVKPGDQIVPYFEFTVMKNEKMLLAKAWDNRIGCAIAIDVLKNLKGTDHPNVVYGVGTVQEEVGLRGAKTSANLIEPDIAFGVDVGIAGDTPGISEKEAASKMGDGPQIVLYDASMVSHKGLRDLVTDTADELNIPYQFESMPGGGTDSGSIHISANGVPALSITIATRYIHSHAAMLHRDDYENAVKLITEVIKRLDRKTVDKITFE; this is translated from the coding sequence ATGACAAAGTATGATGAAACATTAACAATGCTAAAAGACCTTACAGATGCAAAAGGGATCCCAGGAAATGAACGTGAAGTTCGGGATGTCATGAAAAAATACATAACAAATTATGCGGATGAAGTGTTTACTGACAATCTAGGAAGCTTGGTTGCTAAGAAGGTTGGAATCGAACAAGGACCAAAAATAATGATTGCCGGACATTTAGATGAAGTTGGCTTTATGGTTACAAAAATTGATGACAAAGGGTTTATCCGCTTTCAAACAGTTGGCGGCTGGTGGTCACAGGTTATGCTGGCTCAACGTGTAACAATTGTAACTAGAAATGGTGATATTACAGGAATCATTGGTTCTAAGCCGCCACATATTCTACCTGCCGAATCACGTAAAAAACCTGTTGATATTAAAGATATGTTTATTGATATTGGCGCCTCCAGCCGTGAAGAAGCAATGGAATTTGGTGTGAAGCCTGGCGATCAAATTGTACCTTATTTTGAATTTACAGTGATGAAAAATGAAAAAATGCTTCTAGCCAAAGCATGGGATAATCGAATTGGCTGTGCGATTGCAATTGATGTATTGAAAAACTTAAAAGGGACAGATCATCCAAACGTAGTGTATGGTGTTGGTACTGTTCAAGAAGAAGTGGGATTAAGAGGTGCAAAAACATCTGCAAACCTAATAGAGCCTGATATAGCATTTGGTGTTGATGTAGGTATCGCTGGAGATACTCCGGGGATTTCTGAAAAAGAAGCAGCAAGTAAAATGGGGGATGGACCGCAAATCGTTCTTTATGATGCTTCAATGGTTTCACATAAAGGGCTACGCGATTTAGTGACAGATACAGCGGATGAATTAAATATTCCTTATCAATTTGAATCAATGCCAGGCGGTGGTACAGATTCAGGTTCTATCCATATTTCGGCAAATGGTGTACCAGCACTTTCCATTACAATTGCTACGCGTTATATCCACTCACATGCTGCGATGCTTCATCGTGATGATTATGAAAATGCGGTTAAGTTAATCACAGAAGTAATCAAGCGTTTGGATCGAAAAACGGTTGATAAAATTACGTTTGAATAA
- a CDS encoding dUTP diphosphatase: MVNLAKLFMMQKELDTKIETQHQLQQEMLFDRKILALLVEVGELANETRCFKFWSVKPPASIDVILEEYVDGIHFILSLGLEIDIEPTIHFENKQDKRTVTEQFLYVYQSITLFKDERSISMYKNMCEEYLFLGELLGFSSAQIEKAYVSKNEVNHERQKQGY, from the coding sequence ATGGTAAACCTAGCAAAGTTATTTATGATGCAAAAAGAATTAGATACAAAAATTGAAACACAGCATCAATTACAACAAGAGATGTTATTTGATAGAAAAATATTAGCTCTATTAGTAGAGGTTGGGGAACTTGCAAACGAGACTAGATGTTTTAAGTTTTGGAGTGTGAAGCCTCCTGCTTCAATTGATGTTATATTAGAGGAATATGTAGACGGAATTCACTTCATCCTTTCATTAGGATTGGAGATCGATATCGAACCGACGATTCATTTTGAAAATAAACAAGATAAACGGACTGTGACAGAACAATTTTTATATGTGTACCAATCGATTACCTTATTTAAGGACGAGCGTTCAATAAGCATGTATAAAAATATGTGTGAAGAATATTTATTTTTAGGAGAGCTATTAGGATTTTCAAGTGCCCAAATAGAAAAGGCGTATGTTTCAAAAAATGAGGTCAATCATGAACGACAGAAACAAGGGTATTAA